A single genomic interval of Gemmatimonadales bacterium harbors:
- a CDS encoding bifunctional salicylyl-CoA 5-hydroxylase/oxidoreductase, giving the protein MNVAIIGGGPGGLYLAILLRRANPATQVTVYERNRIEDTFGFGVVLSDATEGILAEADDVTHAAMSAVMHRWGDIDVHINGVCITSGGHGFSGVSRKVLLEILFERAKALGAKVLELTEAPPVDELLKTHDLVVAADGVNSAVRASRAEAFGATVDLRPNRFVWLGTTRPFPSFFFSFRQNAHGLWRAHAYQYAEGESTFIVETTDAAWRAAGLEEGDEAATIAYCEALFREELEGHRLIGNRSIWRQFPTVKCRHWSDGRLVLLGDSAHTAHFSVGSGTKLAMEDAIELSRVLQGATDVAAALKTYETERRPGVESVQRAAQASLEWFEATERYDDLEPLQFAYSLLTRSLRITHENLRTRDPAFVERVERWYADRAGVPPVPGKTSPPPFLTPFHLRGMRLSNRIVVSPMCQYSAVDGIPNDWHLQHLASRAIGGAGLVMTEMTDVSAEGRITPGCTGIYNDTQMAAWKRIVDFVRTHAPDTRIGMQLGHAGRKAATKLMWEGDNEPLEEGAWPIMSASAIPWRPENQVPHAMTRADMDRVRDEYVHAAERAEAAGFDLIEIHLAHGYLLASFISPLTNRRTDEYGGSLEHRMRYPLEIIRAVRSAWPDDRPLTARVSATDWHPDGLTGEESVEVARLIGRAGVDAVDVSAGQTVPDQRPIYGRAFQTPFADRIRHEAGVATMAVGNIQSHEDVNAILAAGRADLVLMARAHLWDPYWTRHAAYALGHPMTWPPQYESLNNYNARI; this is encoded by the coding sequence GTGAACGTCGCCATCATCGGCGGCGGGCCGGGGGGGCTCTACCTGGCCATCCTGCTCCGCCGGGCCAATCCCGCCACCCAGGTGACCGTCTACGAACGGAACCGGATCGAGGACACCTTCGGCTTCGGTGTCGTTCTGTCGGACGCCACGGAGGGGATCCTGGCCGAGGCCGACGACGTGACGCACGCGGCAATGTCGGCGGTGATGCACCGGTGGGGCGACATCGACGTGCACATCAACGGCGTGTGCATCACCTCGGGGGGGCACGGCTTCAGCGGCGTCTCCCGCAAGGTGCTGCTCGAGATCCTCTTCGAGCGGGCGAAGGCGCTGGGGGCCAAGGTCCTCGAACTGACCGAAGCGCCGCCGGTCGATGAGTTGCTCAAGACCCACGACCTGGTGGTGGCGGCGGATGGCGTCAACAGCGCCGTGCGCGCCTCGCGAGCCGAGGCGTTCGGCGCCACGGTGGACCTGCGTCCCAACCGGTTCGTCTGGCTCGGCACCACGCGTCCCTTTCCCAGTTTCTTCTTCTCCTTCCGGCAGAACGCGCACGGGCTCTGGCGCGCGCATGCGTACCAGTACGCCGAGGGGGAGTCCACGTTCATCGTGGAGACGACGGACGCGGCGTGGCGTGCGGCGGGGCTGGAGGAGGGAGACGAGGCGGCGACGATCGCGTACTGCGAGGCGCTGTTCCGGGAGGAGCTGGAGGGGCACCGGCTCATCGGCAACCGCAGCATCTGGCGGCAGTTCCCCACGGTGAAGTGCCGGCACTGGTCCGATGGCCGGCTGGTGCTGCTGGGCGACTCGGCGCACACCGCGCACTTCTCGGTGGGGAGCGGGACGAAGCTCGCGATGGAAGACGCCATCGAGCTGAGCCGGGTGCTGCAGGGGGCGACGGATGTGGCGGCCGCGCTCAAGACGTACGAGACGGAGCGGCGGCCGGGGGTCGAGAGCGTGCAGCGGGCGGCGCAGGCGAGCCTCGAGTGGTTCGAGGCGACGGAGCGCTACGACGACCTCGAGCCGCTGCAGTTCGCGTACAGCCTCCTGACCCGCAGTCTTCGCATCACGCACGAGAATCTCCGCACCCGCGACCCGGCATTCGTGGAACGGGTGGAGCGGTGGTATGCCGACCGGGCGGGGGTGCCGCCGGTGCCGGGGAAGACGAGTCCCCCGCCCTTCCTGACCCCGTTCCACCTGCGCGGAATGCGGCTCAGCAACCGGATCGTGGTGTCGCCGATGTGCCAGTACAGCGCGGTGGACGGCATCCCGAACGACTGGCACCTCCAGCACCTGGCCAGCCGAGCCATCGGTGGCGCGGGGCTGGTGATGACGGAGATGACCGACGTGAGCGCGGAGGGGCGGATCACGCCGGGGTGCACCGGGATCTACAACGACACGCAGATGGCGGCGTGGAAGCGGATCGTGGACTTCGTGCGCACGCACGCCCCCGACACGCGGATCGGAATGCAGCTCGGGCATGCGGGGCGGAAGGCGGCGACGAAGCTGATGTGGGAAGGGGACAACGAGCCGCTGGAGGAAGGCGCCTGGCCCATCATGTCGGCGAGCGCGATCCCGTGGAGGCCGGAGAACCAGGTGCCGCACGCGATGACGCGCGCCGACATGGACCGGGTGCGCGACGAGTACGTGCATGCGGCGGAGCGGGCGGAGGCGGCGGGGTTCGACCTGATCGAGATCCACCTGGCGCACGGCTACCTGCTGGCGAGCTTCATCAGTCCGCTCACCAACCGCCGCACCGACGAATACGGCGGGTCACTCGAGCACCGGATGCGGTATCCGCTGGAGATCATCCGCGCGGTGCGCTCGGCGTGGCCGGACGACAGGCCGCTCACCGCCCGCGTCTCCGCCACCGACTGGCACCCCGATGGGCTGACCGGCGAGGAATCGGTGGAGGTGGCGCGGCTCATCGGCCGGGCCGGTGTCGATGCCGTGGACGTCTCGGCGGGACAGACCGTGCCGGACCAGCGTCCTATATATGGGCGGGCGTTCCAGACGCCGTTTGCCGACCGGATCCGGCACGAGGCGGGGGTGGCGACGATGGCGGTGGGGAATATCCAGAGTCACGAGGACGTGAACGCGATCCTGGCCGCGGGGCGCGCCGACCTGGTGCTGATGGCGCGGGCGCATCTCTGGGACCCGTACTGGACTCGGCATGCGGCGTACGCGCTGGGGCATCCGATGACGTGGCCGCCGCAATACGAGTCGTTGAACAACTACAATGCGCGTATCTGA